CGCGGCGTCGAGATCCATGTCGACGGCCGGAGCTTGCTGGGCGATGGTGTACCCCTTGATCGTCGCGGTCATCAGCTCTTCGAGGGGCTTAAGCAGTTCCGAAGTGGTGCGTCCGGGCAACTGGCCGCACACCATCCGCAGAATTTCCGGCCGTTCGAGCATGGTGTCGACCTGGGCATCAATCGCGGCGGCCACCAGAACTCCCAGATCGGCTTGGAGCAGCTCGGAGAGCCTGCTCGCCGTTCGGTTCAGCAGGTCCTGGGCGTACTCCTCTACGACGGTATGCAGGATCGCGTCCTTATTTGGAAAGTACTGGTACAGCGAACCAGGGCTGATACCAGCGGCGGCAGCGATCCGATTTGTCGAGGTGCCGTCGTAGCCGCGTTCTTTGAGAATTGTCGTGGCGGCGTCGAGGATGCGTCGCACCGTATCCTTCGACCGATCTTGCACGGGCCTCTTGCGTGCCGTGCTGCTTCGGGTCATTCGTTTCCTTTCGAATTCGTCGCGTCCCGTGCGGTGGCGCGATCCGATTCGCCCAACGTGTCGAGCAGGCGAGGGCGGTTTCGGATAGGTAGCGGTTTTCCGCGAAACTGCAATTCGTCGTGGCGATCGACAAGGACCGAAAGGACAGTGCGGCAGCGGCCTAGATATTGGTCATTTTGTTAGGCCGGTCGATCGGGTTGTTGCTCCAAATCTTTTTAGTGCGGCACCCGGAACTCGGCGACCATCCCGGCCGAGCCCTTGGGAACCTGTGGCAAATACTTTGCGTAGGACATCCTTTGCATCATTACAGACCGGTGACGCCTCGTGTTTGGAAATCCGAGAATCTGTCCGCAAAGGTTCTACCGGGCCGTCGATCCTGGGAAAGATCCCCGCCGTGGGCCCGAGCTATTGGTTGGTGTTCGGGGACGGCGGTACCACGATGATGGTCGCCCCGGGGATGGCCGCCAGGGTCGCCGCAAGGTTGGCAACCACGCCGGGCGGCAAGCCCGGCGGTAGGCCGGGTATGCCTACCCCGGCGGCCGCCGCTGGGACGGCGGGCGTGTTCTCAGCGGCGGGCCTGGTTGCCGCCGCGCCTGTCCCACCCCCTGCCGCCGGGGCGGCCGCGGCGGGGGTCGGCGAGGAGCCGCCGCGGGCGGCAAGACCGGCCAGAGCGGTTCCGGCCAAACCCGCCGCCGCCAGGCCGGCGTAGGAGCCGTCCGAACCGCCCGTCATGTACATCGGAGTCGCGCCGGGGAACATCGCGGCGACTTGGCGCACCGCCGGGGGAAGATTCCAGCTGTGCGGCACGGAGAGCCCGCCGATATTGGCGGAGTAGCCCGAAAGCGCAGCGATCGGTGGCTGGGGCGGGGTAATCAGCCGTCCGCCACCCGGATTTGAAGGCCCGGCCCGGCCCGGGGCCGGACGGCTTCCCTGGCCCTCAGGGGGATTCTCGTCCGATTCCGTCATGGAGTTCGGAGCCTTCTCGGCCTCGTCGATCAGGTCATGGCGATAGACCTCGCCCAGTTGCACCCCCGATAACCCCAAGGCGCCAGCCGAGACCGCCACGGCTGCTGCCACCAGAAGGTCAAGATCCTCGAACGGGTTTGGTATCTGGTTCAGGGGCGGCGGTAGGAACGATTGCAGCGTCGGTAGCACGCTCGTTTCTGCCGGTGCGGCGGCCAACGCCGCGGACGCCACGGCTTCGCCCGGCAACCCGGCCCCGGTGGTGGTCGCCGGTGGCGGGGTGAACGGCGTCAACTCCGATGCGGCCGCCGAGGTGCCCGCGTAACCCTCCATCGCCACGATGTCCTGGGCCCACATTTCGCCGTATTGCGCTTCACTGGTTGCGATCGCCGGTGTGTTTTGGCCAAAGATGTTGGTCTGGATCAGAGACATCATGGTGCTCCGGTTGGCGGCGATCACCGCAGGAGGCACGGTCGCCGCGTACGCCGACTCGTAGGCGTACGCCGCGGCGACGGCCTGTGCCGCGGCCTGCTCGGCCGAAGCGGCGGTTGCCCTCATCCACGCCACGTAGGGGACGGCGGCGGCCGCCATCGACAGCGCCGAAGGGCCCAACCATTCATCGCCGGTGAGCCCGGAAACCACCAAGGAGTAGGAAGCGGCCGTCGAGTTCAGTTCGTTGGCCAGCCGCTCCCAGGCCGCAGCCGCTTGCATCAGCGGCGCGGAGCCGGGACCGGAATAGATTCTGGCGGAATTGACCTCTGGTGGTAGCGCACCGAAGTCCATGGCTAGCCACCCCCCACGCGGACCGTGACCGCCTGCGTAGTCACGAAAGACATGGACTCTCCTGGGACCGAAGTTGTCCGGTCCGGGACGGGTTCTCCGCTGCCGCGGAGCCAGGCGACTGGGCGCATATCGATTCAAGTGGCGACAACCGTGCCAGGGCCGGATCGGATAGCTAACCGGTCATCGACTTCGGATGGCTCGGGTGATCACGTCGGTCACTTGCCCCCACCTCCTCATAGCAAAAGTACACAGGCAGATGTGAGCAGAGTTGCGAAAATAGACAAATAGTGAGCCGAGGAGCGGGTTTCTTGTGGGGTGGCCCGGGCGATAGCGTCTGTGTCGATGGTTCGTCGCTCGGGTACCCACCAATCGACCGGGCGAGACCGAGCGAGGGGATGAGCTGGTTGACCGAAGGACAGCACGAGCCCACCGCCCGGCATGCCCGCCCAACGGCTCCCGAAGACGACAAGACGACCGC
The nucleotide sequence above comes from Mycobacterium decipiens. Encoded proteins:
- a CDS encoding TetR/AcrR family transcriptional regulator codes for the protein MTRSSTARKRPVQDRSKDTVRRILDAATTILKERGYDGTSTNRIAAAAGISPGSLYQYFPNKDAILHTVVEEYAQDLLNRTASRLSELLQADLGVLVAAAIDAQVDTMLERPEILRMVCGQLPGRTTSELLKPLEELMTATIKGYTIAQQAPAVDMDLDAATWIVVGLLGTTVRYVVDEPPIAKDVFVAEMTRLVLSHPLAWCCATSAAATQSMPTWGPGLPGSSTASGLA
- a CDS encoding PPE family protein encodes the protein MDFGALPPEVNSARIYSGPGSAPLMQAAAAWERLANELNSTAASYSLVVSGLTGDEWLGPSALSMAAAAVPYVAWMRATAASAEQAAAQAVAAAYAYESAYAATVPPAVIAANRSTMMSLIQTNIFGQNTPAIATSEAQYGEMWAQDIVAMEGYAGTSAAASELTPFTPPPATTTGAGLPGEAVASAALAAAPAETSVLPTLQSFLPPPLNQIPNPFEDLDLLVAAAVAVSAGALGLSGVQLGEVYRHDLIDEAEKAPNSMTESDENPPEGQGSRPAPGRAGPSNPGGGRLITPPQPPIAALSGYSANIGGLSVPHSWNLPPAVRQVAAMFPGATPMYMTGGSDGSYAGLAAAGLAGTALAGLAARGGSSPTPAAAAPAAGGGTGAAATRPAAENTPAVPAAAAGVGIPGLPPGLPPGVVANLAATLAAIPGATIIVVPPSPNTNQ